The [Pseudomonas] carboxydohydrogena genome includes a window with the following:
- a CDS encoding PAS domain-containing hybrid sensor histidine kinase/response regulator: MLGNSTVIAAAFGYIGLLFAIAFYGDRLSLTQRSRAGILIYPLSLAIYCTSWTFFGSIGLATRTSIEFLAIYIGPIIMLVFGKPITLRVIRLAKSQHITSIADFIAARYGKSQAVAATAAIIAIIGSVPYIALQLKAIASSLETILNGPNDVASLPFAGDIAIFVTIALALFAVLFGTRQSDATEHQHGLMLAVAAESIVKLVAFLAAGIFVTFIMMSPTELIQRAMKTPEAIRAIEHTPSIGNFLAMTLLSFFAILLLPRQFHVSVVENSSEAEVSRARWLFPLYLVAINIFVIPIALAGLVTFPFGAVDSDMFLLALPIEAGAHWMSIIVFVGGLSAATAMVIVECVALAIMLSNDIVMPLVLQADTTPRNGRADLGRLLLIVRRVAIVAIMTMAYFYYHALGNAQLAAIGLLSFAAVAQLAPAFFGGLIWRRGTAAGAIGGMVVGFVIWAYTLFLPSFIEVGPLGTQWLKEGLFGIAVLRPQHLFGSQMSPLIHGLLWSLTLNLLAYVALSFSKPQTSIERLQADLFVPSDLAPISPNFRRWRTTVTVQDLLTTVAQYLGPERANAEFEAFASANRITLDRNTSADFQLLSHAEHLIASSVGAASSRLVMSLLLRKRAVSAKAALKLLDDAHAALHFNREILQTALDHVRQGIAVFNRELQLICSNRQFGEMLSLPAHVAQIGIPLAEILEFVGDNPRNSTETREQHLRRRLDAYTTEGEPFLERLPGQNRVVEVRTNAMPGGGLVVTFSDITASFEAAEALERANATLERRVRERTEELTRLNNELALSKTIADEANISKTRFLAAASHDILQPLNAARLYVTSLVERQSGGENARLVDNIDESLEAIEEILGALLDISRLDAGAMTPSISSFRMSDLMRSLQVEFMPMAREKNLELIFVPSTLAVKSDRVLLRRLLQNLISNAIKYTPTGKVLIGCRPHGAKLQISIHDTGLGIPQHKRGEIFKEFHRLDQGARIARGLGLGLSIVERIARVLEHHITITSNKSGGSHFAVTLPVASGYNQVQAPPNGSVISSKTPMSGTTIVCVENDPAILDGMKTLLRGWDANVIASVDPKQACKAIANSNEPITGLLVDYHLDRGNGIAAIRDIRHKFGAHIPAILITADRSPPVREAARAYGIVVLNKPVKPATLRALLSQWRNQQMATSLSPAEAGAISQTETEVQADGSF, encoded by the coding sequence ATGCTTGGAAACAGCACGGTGATCGCAGCGGCCTTCGGCTATATCGGCCTGCTGTTTGCGATCGCGTTCTACGGCGACCGTCTCAGTCTGACGCAGCGCTCCCGCGCGGGCATCCTGATCTATCCGCTGTCGCTTGCGATCTACTGCACGTCCTGGACCTTCTTCGGCTCGATCGGCCTCGCCACCCGCACCAGCATCGAATTCCTGGCGATCTATATCGGCCCGATCATCATGCTGGTCTTCGGCAAACCGATCACGCTGCGGGTGATCCGGCTTGCGAAATCCCAGCACATCACCTCGATCGCCGACTTCATCGCCGCGCGTTACGGCAAGAGCCAGGCGGTCGCGGCCACCGCCGCGATCATCGCCATCATCGGCTCGGTACCCTACATCGCGCTGCAATTGAAGGCGATCGCCTCCTCGCTCGAAACCATTCTCAACGGTCCCAACGATGTGGCGAGCCTGCCCTTCGCCGGCGACATCGCGATTTTCGTCACGATCGCGCTGGCGCTGTTCGCCGTGCTGTTCGGAACCCGGCAAAGCGATGCGACCGAACACCAGCACGGCCTGATGCTCGCCGTCGCCGCCGAATCCATCGTCAAGCTCGTCGCATTCCTCGCCGCAGGCATCTTCGTCACCTTCATCATGATGAGCCCGACCGAGCTGATCCAGCGGGCGATGAAAACACCGGAAGCGATCCGTGCGATCGAACACACGCCTTCGATCGGCAATTTCCTGGCGATGACGCTGCTGTCGTTCTTCGCCATCCTGCTGCTGCCGCGCCAGTTCCACGTCAGCGTCGTCGAAAATTCCAGCGAGGCCGAAGTGTCGCGCGCCCGCTGGCTGTTTCCGCTCTATCTCGTCGCGATCAACATCTTCGTTATTCCAATCGCGCTGGCCGGTCTCGTCACCTTCCCGTTCGGCGCGGTCGACAGCGACATGTTCCTGCTGGCGCTGCCGATCGAGGCCGGCGCGCACTGGATGAGCATCATCGTCTTCGTCGGCGGCCTGTCCGCCGCCACCGCGATGGTGATCGTGGAATGCGTGGCGCTCGCCATCATGCTGTCCAACGACATCGTGATGCCGCTGGTGCTACAGGCCGACACCACGCCGCGAAACGGACGCGCCGACCTCGGCCGCCTGCTTCTGATCGTGCGCCGCGTCGCCATCGTCGCCATCATGACGATGGCCTATTTCTATTATCACGCGCTCGGCAACGCACAGCTCGCCGCCATCGGCCTTCTGTCCTTCGCCGCGGTGGCACAACTCGCGCCGGCGTTCTTCGGCGGCCTGATCTGGCGGCGCGGCACCGCGGCCGGCGCCATCGGCGGCATGGTCGTCGGGTTCGTCATCTGGGCCTATACGCTGTTCCTGCCGAGCTTCATCGAGGTCGGACCGCTCGGCACGCAATGGCTGAAGGAAGGCCTGTTCGGCATCGCCGTCCTGCGGCCGCAGCATCTGTTCGGTAGCCAGATGTCGCCGCTGATCCACGGCCTGCTGTGGAGCCTGACGCTCAATCTTCTGGCCTATGTCGCGCTGTCGTTCTCGAAGCCGCAGACCTCGATCGAGCGATTGCAGGCGGACCTGTTCGTGCCGAGCGATCTCGCGCCGATCTCGCCGAATTTCCGCCGCTGGCGCACCACCGTGACGGTGCAGGACCTGCTCACCACCGTCGCGCAATATCTCGGCCCTGAGCGCGCCAATGCCGAATTCGAGGCCTTCGCCTCCGCGAACCGCATCACGCTGGACCGCAACACCTCCGCCGACTTCCAGTTGCTCAGCCATGCCGAGCATCTGATCGCCTCGTCCGTCGGTGCGGCCTCCTCGCGCCTCGTCATGTCGCTGTTGCTGCGCAAGCGCGCGGTGTCGGCGAAAGCCGCGCTGAAGCTGCTCGACGACGCCCATGCCGCATTGCATTTCAATCGTGAAATCCTGCAAACCGCGCTCGACCATGTGCGTCAGGGCATCGCCGTCTTCAACCGTGAACTGCAACTGATCTGCTCCAACCGGCAGTTCGGCGAGATGCTCAGCCTGCCCGCCCATGTCGCGCAGATCGGCATTCCGCTCGCGGAAATCCTCGAATTCGTCGGCGACAATCCGCGCAACAGCACCGAGACACGCGAGCAGCATCTGCGGCGGCGGCTCGATGCCTACACCACCGAAGGCGAGCCCTTCCTCGAACGGCTGCCCGGCCAGAACCGGGTCGTCGAGGTGCGCACCAATGCCATGCCCGGCGGCGGCCTTGTCGTTACCTTCTCCGACATCACCGCGAGCTTCGAGGCGGCAGAGGCACTGGAGCGCGCCAACGCCACGCTGGAACGCCGCGTGCGCGAGCGCACCGAGGAACTGACACGGCTGAACAACGAACTGGCGCTTTCCAAAACCATCGCGGACGAAGCCAACATCTCCAAGACGCGCTTCCTTGCCGCCGCGAGTCACGACATCCTTCAGCCGCTCAACGCGGCGCGGCTTTACGTCACCAGCCTCGTCGAGCGGCAGAGCGGCGGCGAGAACGCCCGTCTTGTCGACAACATCGACGAATCGCTCGAAGCCATCGAGGAAATCCTCGGCGCGCTCCTCGACATTTCCCGTCTCGACGCGGGCGCGATGACGCCGTCGATCTCGAGCTTCCGCATGAGCGACCTGATGCGCTCATTGCAGGTCGAGTTCATGCCGATGGCGCGGGAGAAGAATCTCGAGCTGATCTTCGTACCATCGACATTGGCTGTGAAATCGGATCGCGTGTTGCTGCGCCGTCTGTTGCAGAACCTGATCTCGAACGCGATCAAGTACACGCCGACCGGCAAGGTGCTGATCGGCTGCCGCCCGCACGGCGCGAAGCTGCAAATCAGCATCCACGACACCGGCCTCGGCATTCCGCAGCACAAGCGCGGCGAGATCTTCAAGGAATTCCACCGGCTCGATCAGGGCGCGCGGATCGCGCGCGGACTCGGGCTGGGCCTGTCTATCGTCGAGCGCATCGCGCGCGTGCTCGAACACCATATCACCATCACGTCCAACAAGAGCGGCGGCTCGCACTTCGCCGTGACGTTGCCGGTGGCGAGCGGCTACAATCAGGTTCAGGCGCCGCCGAACGGTTCGGTCATTTCCTCGAAGACGCCGATGAGCGGCACCACCATCGTCTGCGTCGAGAACGACCCCGCCATCCTCGACGGCATGAAGACGCTATTGCGCGGCTGGGACGCCAATGTGATTGCCTCCGTCGATCCGAAGCAGGCATGCAAGGCCATTGCCAATTCGAACGAACCGATCACCGGGCTTCTGGTCGACTATCATCTCGACCGCGGCAACGGCATCGCCGCGATTCGCGACATCCGGCACAAGTTCGGCGCGCATATTCCGGCGATTCTGATTACGGCGGATCGCAGCCCGCCGGTGCGGGAGGCGGCGCGCGCCTATGGCATCGTCGTGCTGAACAAGCCGGTGAAGCCCGCAACATTGCGCGCGCTGCTCAGCCAATGGCGCAACCAGCAGATGGCGACGTCGCTGTCTCCGGCGGAGGCCGGCGCAATTTCGCAGACGGAAACGGAAGTTCAGGCCGACGGTTCGTTCTGA
- a CDS encoding response regulator: MAPSSSSTRLVIADDHPLFRGALREAVRSVVPAANIDEAGAFGELTALLEKESDIDLVLLDLSMPGVSGFSGLIYLRAQYPAIPVVVVSASDDGDTIRRSMEFGASGFIPKRYGIETLREAIGKVMNGDVWTPSDVDLTAGVDPDMAKLRDRLITLTPQQVRVLMMLSEGLLNKQIAYELGVSEATIKAHVSAILQKLGVESRTQAVIVAAKISGSHWRQNEPSA; encoded by the coding sequence ATGGCTCCGTCTTCCTCCTCCACCCGGTTGGTGATTGCCGACGACCACCCTCTCTTCCGGGGGGCGTTGCGGGAAGCGGTCAGGAGCGTGGTCCCGGCTGCGAATATCGATGAAGCCGGTGCGTTCGGTGAATTGACGGCCCTGCTGGAGAAAGAATCCGACATCGATCTCGTGTTGCTCGATCTTTCGATGCCGGGCGTCAGCGGCTTTTCCGGCCTGATCTATCTGCGGGCGCAATATCCCGCGATTCCGGTGGTGGTGGTGTCCGCGAGCGACGATGGCGACACGATCCGCCGGTCGATGGAATTCGGCGCGTCCGGCTTTATCCCGAAGCGCTACGGGATCGAGACCCTGCGCGAGGCGATCGGCAAGGTGATGAACGGCGACGTCTGGACCCCTTCCGATGTCGATCTTACCGCCGGGGTCGATCCCGACATGGCCAAGCTGCGCGACCGGCTCATCACGCTGACGCCGCAGCAGGTCCGGGTGCTGATGATGCTCTCGGAGGGTCTCCTCAACAAGCAGATCGCCTATGAACTCGGCGTGTCGGAAGCCACCATCAAGGCGCACGTCTCGGCCATCTTGCAGAAACTGGGCGTCGAAAGCCGCACCCAGGCAGTCATCGTGGCCGCGAAGATCTCCGGCAGCCACTGGCGTCAGAACGAACCGTCGGCCTGA
- a CDS encoding MFS transporter, producing MTTLTAAASRRGGMTKDERFVIFASSLGTVFEWYDFYLYGSLAAIIGAQFFSAYPPATRDIFALLAFAAGFLVRPFGALVFGRIGDIVGRKYTFLVTILIMGLSTFIVGLLPNAATIGIAAPIILIGLRLLQGLALGGEYGGAATYVAEHSPPGKRGYYTSFIQTTATLGLFLSLLVILFTRTIVGEADFAAWGWRIPFLMSVVLLGVSVIIRLRLNESPVFQRMKEEGKSSKAPLTEAFGNWGNAKFVLIALLGGVMGQGVVWYTGQFYALFFLQSILKVDGYTANLLIAWSLLLGTGFFIVFGVLSDKIGRKPIILGGCLIAALVYFPIFRMITTYANPALETAIETVKVEVKADPKVCGDLFNPVGTRVFTAPCDTARAFLSQSSVKYSTVPAPAGSPVAVSINGKDVPYVNAKDSNPAVTAALQAAGYPKAAHAGIVKMSNPFDIFRPQVAAIIGLLFLLVLLVTMVYGPIAAMLVELFPTRIRYTSMSLPYHIGNGWFGGLLPATAFAIVASTGDIYAGLWYPIIFAAITVVVGLFFLPETKDVDITK from the coding sequence ATGACCACACTGACCGCAGCCGCTTCGCGGCGCGGAGGAATGACCAAGGACGAGCGCTTCGTCATCTTTGCTTCCTCCCTCGGCACCGTGTTCGAATGGTACGACTTCTATCTCTACGGCTCGCTCGCCGCGATCATCGGCGCGCAATTCTTCAGCGCCTATCCGCCTGCCACGCGTGACATCTTCGCGCTGCTCGCATTCGCCGCCGGCTTCCTCGTGCGCCCGTTCGGAGCGCTGGTGTTCGGCCGCATCGGCGACATCGTCGGCCGCAAATACACCTTCCTCGTCACCATCCTGATCATGGGCCTTTCGACCTTCATCGTCGGACTGCTGCCCAACGCCGCGACCATCGGCATCGCGGCCCCGATCATCCTCATCGGTCTCCGCCTTCTGCAAGGCCTCGCTCTCGGCGGCGAGTACGGCGGCGCAGCCACGTACGTGGCCGAGCACTCTCCTCCCGGCAAACGCGGCTACTACACCTCCTTCATCCAGACCACGGCGACGCTCGGTCTGTTCCTGTCCCTTCTGGTGATTCTGTTCACCCGCACCATCGTCGGGGAAGCTGACTTCGCCGCATGGGGCTGGCGCATTCCCTTCCTGATGTCGGTCGTGCTGCTGGGCGTCTCCGTCATCATCCGGCTGAGGCTGAATGAATCGCCGGTCTTCCAGCGCATGAAGGAGGAAGGCAAGAGTTCAAAGGCGCCGCTGACGGAAGCGTTCGGCAACTGGGGCAACGCCAAGTTCGTCCTCATCGCGCTGCTTGGCGGCGTCATGGGCCAGGGCGTCGTCTGGTACACCGGCCAGTTCTACGCGCTGTTCTTCCTGCAATCGATCCTCAAGGTGGACGGCTACACCGCGAACCTGCTGATCGCGTGGTCGCTGCTGCTGGGCACGGGCTTCTTCATCGTGTTCGGCGTGCTCTCCGACAAGATCGGCCGTAAGCCGATCATTCTGGGAGGCTGCCTGATCGCGGCTCTGGTCTACTTCCCGATCTTCCGCATGATCACCACCTACGCCAACCCGGCACTGGAAACGGCGATCGAAACCGTGAAGGTCGAGGTCAAGGCCGACCCGAAGGTTTGCGGCGACCTGTTCAACCCGGTCGGCACACGCGTCTTTACCGCTCCTTGCGATACGGCGCGCGCCTTCCTGTCGCAGTCCTCGGTGAAATACTCGACCGTTCCGGCCCCGGCCGGCTCGCCAGTCGCGGTTTCGATCAACGGCAAGGATGTTCCTTACGTCAATGCAAAGGACTCCAACCCCGCGGTGACGGCCGCCTTGCAGGCTGCGGGTTATCCAAAGGCAGCCCATGCGGGCATCGTGAAGATGTCGAATCCGTTTGATATCTTCCGTCCGCAGGTCGCGGCCATCATCGGCCTGTTGTTCCTGCTGGTGCTGCTGGTGACGATGGTCTACGGCCCGATCGCGGCCATGCTGGTGGAACTGTTCCCGACCCGGATCCGCTACACCTCAATGTCGTTGCCCTATCACATCGGCAACGGCTGGTTCGGCGGCCTGCTGCCAGCGACTGCATTCGCCATCGTGGCCTCGACCGGCGATATCTATGCCGGCCTGTGGTACCCGATCATCTTCGCGGCGATCACCGTCGTTGTCGGCTTGTTCTTCCTGCCGGAAACCAAGGACGTCGATATTACGAAGTAA